In Paenibacillus guangzhouensis, a single window of DNA contains:
- a CDS encoding polysaccharide deacetylase family protein has product MFVTALQFVILFILLYMLVPFVITRICGLVVVRRGKATNQVAITFDDGPNPTYTPILLDMLRTHEVKATFFVLGSEAEKYPDIIRRMHREGHQIGIHNYTHTPNWAMTPGEVLREQVEMSADIVERITGERPTCYRPPWGILNLGDLFNFRKRSGYRIVLWSVMVGDWKRSTTAERLRNKLMRRITPGAIVVLHDSGETFGADADAPLQMIAGLDAVLKEVLQQGYACVRVDEMVDPYWRTRYQVKPRATMMKKSYKSTIH; this is encoded by the coding sequence ATGTTCGTGACGGCTTTGCAATTTGTCATTCTATTTATACTACTCTATATGCTGGTTCCGTTCGTCATTACCCGCATATGCGGACTTGTCGTTGTGCGCCGAGGAAAAGCGACGAACCAAGTGGCGATTACCTTTGATGACGGGCCGAACCCGACTTATACGCCTATTCTGCTGGATATGCTGCGCACGCATGAGGTTAAAGCGACCTTCTTCGTACTCGGCAGCGAGGCCGAGAAATATCCGGACATCATTCGCCGTATGCATCGGGAAGGACATCAAATCGGCATCCACAATTATACGCATACCCCGAATTGGGCCATGACGCCGGGTGAAGTACTGCGGGAGCAGGTGGAAATGTCGGCTGACATCGTTGAGCGGATTACGGGCGAACGCCCTACGTGCTATCGACCGCCATGGGGGATACTGAATTTAGGGGATCTCTTCAACTTCCGTAAGCGAAGCGGCTATCGCATCGTGTTGTGGTCGGTCATGGTCGGCGATTGGAAGCGATCCACGACAGCAGAAAGGTTGAGAAACAAGCTGATGCGACGGATCACACCAGGCGCTATCGTGGTGTTGCATGATTCAGGCGAGACATTTGGTGCTGATGCGGATGCGCCGCTGCAGATGATTGCAGGTCTGGATGCCGTGCTGAAGGAGGTTCTGCAGCAGGGGTATGCCTGCGTCAGAGTAGATGAGATGGTGGATCCATACTGGCGTACAAGGTATCAGGTCAAGCCTAGGGCGACGATGATGAAGAAGTCTTATAAATCTACCATACATTAA
- a CDS encoding sensor histidine kinase has protein sequence MTIILSMIIVILVGMIIVQALNRRSHRMQLRHLRSEVERISSLATHEKLLLMTDDRELQSLLMEINRLLGAQHQMYSDYAKMEMSMKKMVSNISHDLKTPLTVVLGYIEMLHLDPAMHADERERVLGKVYAKTQETLALIHDFFDLAKLESGDRDIPMTRILMNERCSTTILDYYDILTEKGYLVHIEIPEHPIYGFGNDEALHRVLNNLISNSIQYGSHGKQLGLTLREDESSVYVDIWDRGKGIDAMHIDHVFERMYTLEDSRNKSYQGSGLGLTITKRLVESMGGSIHLRSNPYELTVFTVQLKKVQY, from the coding sequence ATGACGATAATCTTATCTATGATTATCGTGATTCTCGTAGGGATGATTATCGTTCAGGCCCTCAATCGCCGCAGCCATCGGATGCAACTGCGACACTTGCGATCGGAGGTCGAGCGAATTTCTTCTCTGGCTACTCATGAGAAGCTATTGCTTATGACGGATGACCGGGAGCTCCAATCGCTGCTGATGGAAATCAACCGGCTCTTAGGGGCGCAGCACCAGATGTACTCGGATTATGCCAAAATGGAAATGTCGATGAAGAAGATGGTATCGAATATTTCACATGATCTGAAGACGCCATTAACAGTCGTGCTAGGTTACATCGAGATGCTGCATCTTGATCCGGCGATGCATGCAGATGAGCGCGAGCGGGTGCTGGGCAAAGTATATGCCAAGACTCAAGAGACGTTAGCGCTCATCCATGACTTTTTCGACTTGGCCAAACTGGAATCCGGGGATCGCGATATACCGATGACTCGAATTCTCATGAATGAACGTTGCAGCACGACGATACTGGATTATTACGACATCCTTACGGAGAAGGGGTACCTCGTCCATATTGAGATTCCGGAGCATCCGATTTATGGCTTCGGCAATGATGAGGCGCTGCACCGCGTATTGAACAATCTGATCTCGAACAGCATTCAATACGGCAGTCATGGCAAGCAGCTCGGCCTGACGCTCCGAGAAGATGAATCTTCTGTCTATGTGGATATATGGGATCGAGGGAAAGGCATTGATGCGATGCATATTGATCATGTCTTTGAACGTATGTACACGCTGGAGGATTCACGGAATAAATCGTATCAGGGCAGTGGACTGGGGCTTACGATTACGAAGCGGCTGGTTGAGAGTATGGGCGGATCCATTCATCTTCGCAGCAACCCATATGAGCTTACGGTGTTTACCGTACAATTGAAAAAAGTGCAGTACTAA
- a CDS encoding RNA polymerase sigma factor codes for MARIRRGESAAFRQLIDRFHGHIFQVAYSVVRDRTDAEDIAQNVFIQIHRSLPQYESKGLKTWISRIALNKAIDYKRKLNRRREEVVEDVEVAEGNRPFVASSIENDVLTEVIHRDRQARIRAQLDLIPELHRQMIESYYLEEKSYDQIATECNISLKTVESRLYRARQWLRTHWKEEDWR; via the coding sequence GTGGCGCGAATTCGGCGCGGCGAATCAGCTGCATTCCGTCAGTTGATCGACCGATTTCACGGACATATATTCCAAGTCGCGTATTCGGTTGTCCGTGATCGCACGGATGCAGAAGATATCGCGCAGAATGTATTCATTCAGATCCACCGGTCTCTCCCCCAGTATGAGTCCAAAGGATTGAAGACATGGATATCCCGAATTGCGCTTAATAAAGCAATTGATTATAAACGGAAGCTAAACCGAAGGCGTGAAGAGGTTGTGGAAGATGTAGAGGTGGCGGAAGGAAATCGTCCGTTCGTCGCCAGCAGCATCGAGAACGACGTGCTTACGGAAGTGATTCATCGCGATCGTCAGGCACGCATCCGTGCGCAGCTCGATCTCATTCCCGAGCTTCACCGTCAAATGATTGAATCGTACTATTTGGAGGAGAAGTCATACGACCAAATTGCGACGGAATGCAACATCTCGTTAAAGACGGTAGAATCCCGATTGTATCGCGCGAGACAATGGCTTAGGACCCACTGGAAGGAGGAGGATTGGCGATGA
- a CDS encoding ABC transporter ATP-binding protein, whose product MIDQAEAAEVLGVTGLRLKFPGEPNLQFRDLSFSVKKGQNVLLLGPSGCGKSTLLQVLCGIIPTSIEVPMQAESLRMPASWGMVFQDPDTQFGMLYVDEELAFVMENQCVPREEMESRMKRVLKQVGLLLPDLHTPIQSLSQGMKQRLALAAVLLMEPEVLLLDEPSALLDPEGTVCIWEAIDRIAADRTLIIVEHKLDHVLKLVDRVVMFNDQGQIIADGAPESLFREEKQRLIEYGVWYPGVWDEYVASPRFLQLIHEDDPNPVGSDVAPLVELRNFQGKRGKEVRITIQQAEIRPGEWIALLGENGVGKSTLLLSMMQLLKTAGIYRLQGQDIVLRRGEVLSDRIAFVFQNPELQFVTNSVQEELSLSLGRTKSDAVKAADDPRVNEMLREIRLEVERHRHPYQLSTGQKRRLSVATALIHQRPLLLLDEPTFGLDARSTFALLELVESWRQRGIAIVMVTHDPWIAEHFATGIWRMTEGLGVVTSSTTRMRRELVVSR is encoded by the coding sequence ATGATAGATCAGGCGGAGGCAGCAGAAGTTCTTGGGGTGACAGGACTGCGATTGAAATTCCCAGGAGAGCCGAATCTACAATTCAGGGATCTCTCTTTCTCTGTGAAAAAGGGGCAGAACGTGCTGCTGCTTGGTCCGAGTGGATGCGGGAAATCGACGCTCTTGCAAGTGTTATGCGGCATTATTCCGACGTCCATTGAAGTGCCGATGCAAGCCGAATCCTTGCGGATGCCTGCTTCTTGGGGGATGGTATTTCAAGATCCGGATACCCAATTCGGGATGCTGTATGTTGATGAAGAGTTAGCCTTTGTGATGGAAAATCAATGCGTTCCGCGCGAGGAGATGGAGTCACGAATGAAGCGGGTGCTGAAGCAAGTTGGCCTCCTTCTTCCTGACCTCCATACTCCGATTCAGAGCTTGTCCCAAGGGATGAAGCAGCGTCTGGCGCTTGCAGCGGTATTGCTCATGGAACCGGAGGTGCTGCTGCTTGACGAACCCTCTGCGCTGCTCGATCCAGAGGGCACCGTGTGCATCTGGGAGGCCATCGATCGTATCGCGGCCGATCGGACGCTTATCATCGTAGAGCACAAGTTGGATCATGTGTTGAAGCTTGTGGACCGGGTTGTCATGTTCAACGATCAGGGACAGATCATCGCTGATGGTGCGCCTGAGTCTTTGTTCAGGGAAGAGAAGCAGCGGTTGATCGAATATGGCGTCTGGTATCCAGGTGTATGGGACGAATATGTTGCCTCTCCGCGTTTCCTGCAACTCATACATGAAGATGATCCGAACCCCGTAGGGTCGGATGTGGCGCCATTGGTCGAATTGCGAAATTTCCAGGGGAAGCGGGGCAAGGAGGTTCGGATTACGATCCAACAGGCAGAGATCCGTCCTGGGGAGTGGATCGCGCTGCTCGGCGAGAATGGCGTGGGCAAGAGCACACTGCTGCTCTCTATGATGCAATTGCTGAAGACGGCGGGTATCTATCGCTTGCAGGGGCAGGACATCGTCTTGCGCAGGGGGGAAGTGCTATCGGATCGGATCGCTTTCGTGTTCCAGAATCCGGAGCTGCAATTCGTGACGAATTCGGTTCAGGAAGAGCTTAGCTTATCGCTTGGTCGAACCAAGTCAGACGCTGTGAAGGCTGCAGATGATCCTCGGGTGAACGAGATGCTGCGAGAGATTCGACTCGAGGTCGAAAGGCATCGTCACCCTTATCAGCTGTCGACGGGCCAGAAGCGTCGGCTCAGCGTGGCGACGGCGCTCATTCATCAGCGTCCGCTGCTGCTGCTGGATGAACCCACGTTCGGATTGGATGCGCGCAGCACATTTGCGTTGCTCGAGCTGGTCGAATCGTGGCGCCAGCGCGGGATCGCCATTGTAATGGTCACGCATGACCCGTGGATCGCAGAGCATTTTGCAACAGGAATCTGGCGCATGACGGAAGGACTTGGCGTTGTGACGTCATCAACGACCCGGATGCGGAGAGAGCTGGTGGTCAGCAGATGA
- a CDS encoding DinB family protein: MKTIKCMMDHLYWADGRILDTLEASEIKNKDLLKLVRHVAVAERVWLSRLQGKGSAQYSLWEEAEDLTAIRTMFEENAEQYRVYIEGLEESELDEMIDYANQSGVPFRTSIRDILLQVLLHGQYHRGQINRALRLDSAEPVQVDYITFARL; encoded by the coding sequence ATGAAGACGATCAAGTGCATGATGGACCACCTGTACTGGGCGGACGGACGTATCTTGGACACGCTCGAGGCGAGTGAGATTAAGAACAAGGACCTGCTGAAGCTGGTTCGGCACGTCGCGGTCGCGGAACGAGTCTGGCTGTCCCGATTGCAGGGGAAAGGCAGCGCGCAATATTCGTTGTGGGAGGAAGCGGAAGACCTGACGGCGATCCGGACGATGTTCGAAGAAAACGCCGAGCAATATCGCGTCTATATCGAGGGGCTCGAGGAATCCGAGTTGGACGAGATGATCGACTATGCGAACCAGAGCGGGGTTCCGTTCCGAACGTCCATCCGGGACATCCTGTTGCAGGTTCTCTTACATGGGCAATATCACCGGGGACAGATCAACCGGGCACTTCGGCTCGATTCGGCAGAGCCTGTCCAAGTCGATTACATCACGTTCGCGAGGCTCTGA
- a CDS encoding ABC transporter ATP-binding protein, giving the protein MEHIVRTNRLTKTFQGQEVVSNVSMNIKQGEIYGFLGPNGAGKTTVMKMITNLVKPTSGEIEIFGEKLTPDSYRLLGRMGTIIEYPVFYDKLTARENLELHCEYMGYYNKKAIDEALELVNLIDTGKKKVKTFSLGMKQRLGIARAITTKPELLIFDEPINGLDPLGIKELRDVFRMLCKEYGTTLLISSHILGEIEQIADTIGVIQGGRLLREITMAEIRGETTNYIEIMTNDCSKAAYVLTDKLQLNNIRVIDNQFIRIYDQHIAQSEITKTLIMNDVVIDSIHKQSSSLEDYFLQVLNGGGVRA; this is encoded by the coding sequence ATGGAGCATATTGTACGAACGAATCGATTGACCAAAACTTTTCAAGGGCAAGAAGTCGTCTCGAATGTCAGCATGAATATTAAGCAAGGCGAAATCTACGGGTTTCTCGGTCCCAATGGTGCAGGGAAGACTACGGTAATGAAGATGATCACGAATCTCGTGAAGCCGACGAGCGGCGAGATCGAGATTTTCGGAGAGAAGTTAACGCCGGATTCTTATCGCCTTTTGGGGCGGATGGGGACCATCATTGAATATCCAGTGTTCTATGATAAGCTGACAGCCCGCGAGAATCTGGAGCTGCATTGCGAATATATGGGTTACTACAATAAGAAAGCGATTGATGAAGCGCTAGAGCTCGTGAATTTAATCGATACGGGCAAGAAGAAAGTGAAGACCTTCTCGCTTGGGATGAAACAGCGTCTCGGTATTGCTCGCGCTATTACGACAAAGCCAGAGCTGCTTATTTTCGATGAGCCGATTAATGGATTGGACCCGCTTGGAATCAAAGAGTTAAGAGATGTGTTCCGCATGCTGTGCAAGGAATATGGAACGACGCTATTGATCTCCAGCCACATTCTAGGCGAGATCGAACAAATTGCGGATACGATTGGCGTCATTCAAGGCGGACGATTGCTGCGGGAGATTACGATGGCCGAAATACGCGGCGAGACGACGAATTATATTGAGATCATGACGAACGATTGCAGCAAAGCAGCCTACGTCTTAACGGACAAACTTCAATTGAACAATATTCGGGTGATTGATAATCAGTTCATACGCATCTATGACCAGCATATCGCACAAAGCGAAATTACCAAAACATTGATCATGAATGATGTGGTTATTGATTCGATTCATAAGCAAAGCAGCTCGTTAGAGGATTATTTCTTGCAAGTGTTGAACGGAGGCGGAGTACGTGCTTAA
- a CDS encoding energy-coupling factor transporter transmembrane component T family protein: protein MNKWFTPRRETWMHHVNPAIKFVACIGLFVIILFTHRLDFIVYQFIGYTTLLFLSSGYSLRKLILLTLPFIVIFVSSSMTMILFGKGETTWWSWGLFRITEESFYRGIHIGFKTLSCAATGLLFALTTRPTLLFYAMMQQLRLPPKYAYAFMASFRMLPILWEELQIRQQALAVRGVRTGHSVLGWKERLLNYAVPLLAQSIRRAQRIAVAMEAKRFAAQAGTSMRTYYYKTSVTSRDGVFLIVILLLVSGAYVASHGVPLFHVGDVRS, encoded by the coding sequence ATGAACAAGTGGTTCACGCCGAGACGGGAGACATGGATGCACCATGTGAATCCTGCGATCAAGTTTGTCGCATGTATCGGGCTTTTCGTCATTATTTTATTTACGCACCGGCTTGATTTTATCGTCTATCAGTTTATTGGATATACCACCTTGCTGTTCCTGAGCAGCGGATACTCGTTACGTAAGTTAATACTGCTAACACTACCGTTCATCGTGATTTTCGTATCGTCTTCGATGACAATGATTTTATTCGGCAAAGGGGAGACTACGTGGTGGTCATGGGGACTCTTCCGCATCACCGAAGAGAGCTTCTACCGCGGCATCCATATCGGGTTCAAGACGTTAAGCTGCGCGGCGACGGGCTTGTTATTCGCGTTAACAACGCGTCCCACCCTGCTGTTCTATGCGATGATGCAGCAATTGCGCTTACCGCCGAAATACGCTTATGCTTTTATGGCTTCCTTCCGGATGCTGCCGATTCTGTGGGAGGAGCTCCAGATCCGGCAGCAAGCGCTGGCGGTGCGCGGTGTGCGTACGGGACATTCCGTGCTCGGCTGGAAGGAACGGCTGCTGAACTATGCGGTGCCGCTTCTCGCACAGAGCATTCGCCGTGCGCAGCGCATCGCTGTCGCGATGGAAGCGAAGCGGTTCGCAGCGCAAGCCGGCACCTCGATGCGAACCTATTATTACAAGACTTCAGTTACAAGCCGCGATGGCGTGTTCTTGATCGTCATCCTGCTGCTGGTGTCGGGCGCTTACGTAGCCTCGCACGGTGTGCCGCTGTTCCATGTCGGGGATGTCAGAAGTTGA
- a CDS encoding Hsp20/alpha crystallin family protein, which translates to MSETSNNTFDWKAFEKFFGGKFPMQMENNIPTGNWVENYVQDILSNIPIGLKKNNLLRHEIFQTHNFVFIKINIPDSINIGDLYISSSSNQIKIEGLSENQPYIIKLPVLVKSRDCRAKFENGQLQIKIRKIKDDQKFYDVYVHND; encoded by the coding sequence TTGAGCGAAACATCGAATAATACATTTGATTGGAAAGCTTTTGAAAAGTTCTTCGGTGGTAAATTCCCAATGCAAATGGAAAATAATATTCCTACGGGGAATTGGGTTGAAAACTATGTACAAGATATCCTAAGTAATATTCCTATAGGATTAAAAAAAAATAATCTGCTAAGACATGAAATTTTTCAAACTCATAATTTTGTATTTATCAAAATCAATATTCCTGACAGTATAAATATCGGGGATTTGTATATCTCTTCAAGTTCAAACCAAATAAAGATCGAGGGGCTTTCAGAAAACCAGCCTTATATTATTAAGCTTCCAGTATTGGTGAAGTCTCGAGATTGCAGAGCCAAATTCGAAAACGGTCAATTACAAATAAAAATAAGAAAAATTAAAGATGATCAAAAATTTTATGATGTATACGTTCATAACGATTGA
- a CDS encoding ABC transporter ATP-binding protein: protein MKTILQVNQLTGGYSTGKPVLHDVNFDVNAGEMVGLIGLNGAGKSTTMKHILGLMQPHKGEVTLQEKTLAEAPEVYRGSLAFVPETPMLYEELTVKEHLELAAMAYGVEEKDYEERVDHLLSLFQMKDKYNTFSMHLSKGMKQKVMIMSAFLVHPPLYMIDEPFLGLDPLGIRNLLDFMVELKSRGASILLSSHILSTIENYCDRFIVLHHGRVIAQGTLEQLRQQHASRGDESLENIFYQLVKGGA, encoded by the coding sequence ATGAAGACGATATTGCAGGTCAATCAATTAACGGGCGGCTATAGCACGGGTAAGCCGGTGCTCCATGATGTGAATTTTGATGTCAATGCAGGCGAGATGGTCGGCCTGATCGGATTGAACGGCGCGGGCAAGAGTACGACGATGAAGCATATTCTGGGCCTTATGCAGCCGCATAAGGGCGAAGTGACGCTCCAAGAGAAGACGCTGGCCGAAGCGCCTGAAGTGTATCGCGGTTCCCTGGCCTTCGTGCCGGAGACGCCGATGCTCTATGAGGAACTGACCGTGAAGGAGCATCTTGAACTGGCAGCAATGGCTTACGGAGTAGAGGAGAAGGACTATGAAGAACGCGTAGATCATCTGTTGTCCCTGTTCCAAATGAAGGATAAATACAATACCTTCTCTATGCATCTATCCAAGGGGATGAAGCAGAAGGTGATGATTATGAGTGCATTTCTCGTTCATCCGCCGCTCTATATGATCGACGAGCCATTTTTAGGACTTGATCCGCTCGGAATCCGGAACCTGCTGGATTTCATGGTAGAGCTGAAGTCACGCGGCGCTTCCATCCTATTAAGCTCTCATATTCTCTCCACGATCGAGAACTACTGTGATCGATTCATTGTCCTGCACCATGGGCGGGTTATTGCGCAAGGAACGCTGGAGCAGCTTAGGCAGCAGCATGCATCGCGCGGCGATGAATCGCTCGAGAACATCTTCTATCAGCTCGTTAAAGGCGGGGCGTAG
- a CDS encoding ABC transporter permease, whose amino-acid sequence MLNLMKLELRKFKIMGYIRGAAIANVIIFGFMMLMSYTPEIDGTTLFGDYNMIFSMIDVFARGTFIIFASVLLGRFVIDEFNSKTITVLFMYPIKRHKIIAAKLLVVIIFTFLCIVASMVFLSTLYFIVNSFTHFVSDELTMTLVLQQAVKLGFNALAASFMALIPLYFGMRKYSLPTTIVSSVIIVLLTCSNNGGFNLNDIIIVPILLGAIGAAIGYAAIRKIDQIDIN is encoded by the coding sequence GTGCTTAATTTGATGAAGTTAGAGTTAAGAAAATTTAAAATCATGGGATATATTCGCGGTGCTGCGATCGCTAATGTGATCATCTTTGGGTTCATGATGCTGATGAGCTATACGCCAGAGATAGATGGTACGACCCTTTTTGGAGATTATAATATGATATTTTCCATGATCGATGTATTTGCGAGGGGGACGTTTATTATTTTTGCCTCCGTCTTGCTGGGGCGATTCGTCATCGACGAATTCAATAGTAAGACCATTACCGTCTTGTTTATGTACCCGATCAAACGTCACAAAATCATTGCTGCCAAACTTCTGGTCGTTATTATTTTTACCTTCCTATGCATCGTAGCTTCAATGGTATTTTTGAGTACATTGTACTTTATCGTCAACTCGTTTACGCATTTCGTATCGGATGAACTGACGATGACGCTCGTGTTGCAGCAGGCTGTTAAATTAGGCTTTAATGCGCTAGCAGCAAGCTTTATGGCACTGATTCCTCTTTACTTCGGCATGCGTAAATATTCTCTGCCGACGACCATTGTATCTTCTGTCATCATCGTATTGTTGACCTGCTCGAACAATGGCGGGTTTAACTTGAATGACATTATTATCGTACCGATTTTGCTAGGCGCCATCGGTGCAGCGATTGGATATGCGGCGATTCGCAAAATCGATCAAATTGATATCAACTAA
- a CDS encoding YkoP family protein, with product METSNGKVVAQSMWMVWESIFDIVTRFRSESIWRFGICKLVIRRHYGKRIVCHDGSQIAAGDWIGELHLDNQQVIELTRAVGADRAGIMTARMLRRGMKQISQAMRTAPELTKVQAITGITLLHRGIIHGLGFEQHPIASKWAKGFSKVYLRYLLRILHPEGKQRVKQAGEKLEPRMLVISRQALLERFTKKDKDKDKDKEPRMIYM from the coding sequence ATGGAGACGTCAAATGGGAAGGTTGTCGCGCAGTCGATGTGGATGGTCTGGGAGAGTATATTTGATATTGTCACCCGGTTTCGGAGTGAGTCGATCTGGCGGTTCGGCATATGCAAACTCGTCATTCGCAGGCACTACGGCAAACGGATCGTGTGCCATGACGGCAGCCAGATTGCGGCGGGGGATTGGATCGGAGAGCTTCATTTAGATAATCAACAGGTGATTGAACTGACACGTGCCGTTGGCGCAGACCGAGCGGGGATCATGACAGCACGCATGCTGCGCCGCGGCATGAAGCAGATCAGCCAGGCGATGAGAACCGCGCCGGAACTGACCAAGGTGCAGGCCATCACCGGGATCACACTGCTCCATCGTGGGATTATTCATGGATTGGGATTTGAGCAGCATCCGATCGCGTCCAAATGGGCCAAGGGATTCTCGAAGGTCTACCTTCGGTACCTGCTCCGGATCTTGCATCCTGAAGGGAAACAGCGGGTGAAGCAAGCGGGGGAGAAGCTGGAGCCCAGGATGCTCGTCATCTCGAGGCAGGCTTTACTCGAGCGATTCACAAAGAAAGATAAGGATAAAGATAAGGACAAGGAACCGCGAATGATTTACATGTAA
- a CDS encoding ABC transporter permease: MMDLQSLWRRRKSAFWQEVFPYFRYVGQSGFLLFLGFIFIGGAAGYVGFLGRIPVDFPIRTVSLIVLLPFVLWSSFRTFLQPADVVYLLRVEPRMKEYFRKSIGYSIKPKLIILSIVYGILWLLYVRADQDPKPFLLLWGVLLSLNLLNGYGSWQERRMSQLGVRISYRLIRWVISIVLLAVWLWQPTWKAVVFSVIVVVTYILALRVPRKHAVPWELLIATEREQRGRFMIFLNWFVDVPSMPQKVYKRTWLNAIGQRVRFKQTSAYEYLYLKTLLRSDVLGMVIRLTLLGLLILYWIRSSNWALPVYGFMLLIIGTQLTAIRRFHRYSFWASIYPIPYPYRKKAIVKVARRTHLILALILWLPLLLTSGAWTMVFAALVGGIAFVVFFQWAWSRKKWMEHEDDEDL; this comes from the coding sequence ATGATGGATCTTCAATCGTTATGGCGACGGCGAAAAAGCGCCTTCTGGCAGGAAGTATTCCCATACTTCCGTTATGTGGGACAGAGCGGATTCTTATTGTTTCTAGGATTTATCTTTATCGGTGGTGCTGCGGGGTATGTTGGATTTCTAGGACGGATTCCGGTGGACTTCCCGATTCGAACGGTGAGTCTGATCGTATTACTGCCGTTTGTCTTGTGGAGCAGCTTTCGGACCTTCCTTCAGCCTGCAGATGTGGTCTATTTGCTGCGAGTAGAGCCGAGGATGAAGGAGTATTTTCGAAAAAGTATAGGGTATAGCATCAAGCCGAAGCTGATCATTCTAAGCATCGTATACGGCATTCTATGGCTGCTCTACGTTCGAGCGGATCAAGATCCGAAGCCATTCCTGCTGTTATGGGGCGTGTTGTTATCACTTAATTTATTGAATGGTTATGGCAGCTGGCAGGAACGTCGGATGAGTCAGCTGGGTGTGCGCATAAGCTACCGGCTCATACGGTGGGTGATTTCGATCGTGCTGCTCGCAGTATGGCTGTGGCAGCCGACATGGAAAGCGGTGGTCTTCAGCGTCATCGTCGTCGTAACTTACATACTCGCACTTCGCGTGCCTCGGAAGCATGCGGTGCCGTGGGAATTGCTCATTGCGACAGAGCGGGAGCAGCGCGGGCGGTTCATGATCTTCTTGAACTGGTTCGTCGATGTGCCGTCGATGCCGCAGAAGGTGTACAAACGCACGTGGTTGAATGCCATAGGTCAGCGGGTGAGATTCAAGCAGACATCGGCGTACGAGTATTTATATTTGAAAACACTGCTGCGCAGCGATGTGCTAGGCATGGTGATACGGCTGACGCTGCTTGGCTTGCTGATCCTCTATTGGATCCGAAGCTCGAATTGGGCGCTGCCGGTGTATGGGTTCATGCTGTTGATCATCGGAACGCAATTGACGGCCATCAGACGGTTCCACCGATATTCGTTCTGGGCGTCTATCTATCCGATTCCGTATCCATACCGCAAGAAGGCGATCGTGAAGGTCGCACGGCGGACGCACCTGATTCTCGCGCTGATATTATGGCTGCCTTTGCTGCTTACGAGCGGTGCTTGGACGATGGTCTTCGCGGCCCTCGTAGGCGGGATTGCGTTCGTGGTTTTCTTCCAGTGGGCGTGGTCCAGGAAGAAGTGGATGGAGCATGAGGATGATGAGGATTTATAG
- a CDS encoding ECF transporter S component has product MQGNLRLKFSDILITILLALVFGVIYKLWGSVYDVFKPFFFQADELVYGMWFIAATVAFLLIRKPGVALLAELAAAHVSLLFGAEWGIQLFLYGLVQGLCAEIIFALFRYRSYRAGTAALAGVAVAIGSMVVDYAYGYIADYEPWMFFVKYGLRCVSGIVITGLFAYYLVKALEATGVTNLVRPVSKSEYDALNK; this is encoded by the coding sequence ATGCAAGGCAATTTGAGATTGAAGTTTTCAGACATTCTCATCACGATTTTACTCGCATTGGTGTTCGGGGTGATCTATAAGCTGTGGGGGAGCGTCTATGATGTATTCAAGCCGTTCTTCTTCCAGGCGGATGAGCTGGTATACGGTATGTGGTTCATCGCAGCGACCGTCGCGTTCCTGCTGATTCGTAAACCCGGCGTGGCGTTGCTCGCTGAGCTCGCTGCGGCCCATGTATCCTTATTATTCGGGGCAGAGTGGGGGATTCAGCTGTTCTTGTATGGTCTTGTACAGGGACTATGTGCGGAGATTATTTTCGCGTTATTCCGTTACCGCAGTTACCGTGCTGGTACAGCCGCACTTGCGGGTGTCGCCGTAGCGATTGGCTCCATGGTCGTCGACTATGCGTATGGATACATTGCAGATTATGAGCCATGGATGTTCTTCGTGAAGTATGGCCTGCGCTGCGTGAGCGGCATCGTCATTACCGGATTATTCGCGTATTACTTGGTCAAGGCGCTTGAAGCGACTGGGGTGACGAACCTCGTTAGACCGGTATCGAAATCCGAATATGACGCGTTGAACAAATAG